A window from Odocoileus virginianus isolate 20LAN1187 ecotype Illinois chromosome 24, Ovbor_1.2, whole genome shotgun sequence encodes these proteins:
- the LOC110146140 gene encoding olfactory receptor 8S1-like, with amino-acid sequence MTLGNHSIVTQFRLLGLSTDPHIQALLFVLFLKIYLLTLTGNLMMLLVVRADSHLHTPMFFFLSHLSLLDLCLSSVTVPKMLKDLLSETKTISVRGCLAQGFFALITAGTECFLLSAMAYDRYAAICHPLLYGQMMKKQLCVQLVWGSWGLASLNAFINTLLAANLDFCENHTISHYSCEVPSLFPLSCSDVSINLTVLLCSSLMHGFGTLFPIVFSYARIVSTILSISSTKGRSKTFSTCSSHLTAVSFFFGSGFLRYLMPTSGSPLELIFSVQYGVVTPMMNPLIYSLKNKKVKAAVRRTLGKYM; translated from the coding sequence ATGACTTTGGGGAACCACAGCATCGTCACTCAATTCCGCCTTCTCGGGCTGTCTACTGACCCACACATCCAGGCTCTGCTCTTTGTGTTGTTCCTAAAGATTTACCTCCTGACACTAACGGGGAACCTGATGATGCTGCTCGTGGTCAGGGCTGATTCTCACCTTCACACGCCCATGTTCTTCTTCCTGAGTCATCTCTCTCTCCTGGATCTTTGTTTATCTTCAGTCACTGTGCCCAAGATGCTGAAGGACCTCCTGTCTGAGACAAAAACCATCTCAGTAAGGGGCTGCCTGGCTCAAGGCTTCTTTGCGCTTATTACTGCTGGAACTGAGTGCTTTCTGCTCTCAgcaatggcctatgaccgctatgccGCCATCTGCCACCCTCTACTCTATGGACAAATGATGAAGAAACAGTTGTGTGTACAGCTTGTATGGGGCTCTTGGGGTTTGGCTTCTTTGAATGCATTTATTAACACCCTTCTAGCTGCCAACCTGGACTTCTGTGAGAACCATACCATTAGCCACTACAGCTGTGAGGtgccctctctcttccctctgtccTGCTCTGATGTCTCCATCAACCTCACAGTCCTGCTGTGTTCCAGCCTGATGCATGGATTTGGGACCCTCTTCCCAATAGTCTTTTCCTATGCTCGTATTGTCTCCACCATTCTGAGCATCAGCTCCACCAAAGGCCGAAGCAAGACCTTCTCCACCTGCTCGTCCCACCTCACTGCAGTGAGCTTCTTCTTTGGCTCTGGGTTTCTCCGCTATCTCATGCCAACTTCAGGATCCCCTCTGGAGTTGATCTTCTCTGTGCAGTATGGTGTGGTCACTCCCATGATGAATCCTCTCATCTACAGCCTGAAGAACAAGAAAGTAAAGGCAGCTGTGAGAAGAACACTGGGAAAATATATGTGA
- the LOC110146184 gene encoding EF-hand calcium-binding domain-containing protein 10-like yields the protein MHCDLNILFGLATAQLGATEARSSRELKARNYLEKHWIMELLTYLTSTLVFFRPERPREYLISILERLRIAKISGVALPFFMDNSNIASMFEMLDSSNKGSISFVQYKEALKTLGLCTADEVFKDGGHGVTFKKFSDEVNKRTQEIWSAF from the coding sequence ATGCATTGTGATTTAAACATATTATTTGGCCTAGCAACAGCCCAGCTGGGCGCAACGGAGGCCCGCAGCAGCAGGGAGCTCAAAGCCAGGAATTATTTGGAAAAACATTGGATTATGGAGTTGCTGACCTATCTTACCAGCACCCTCGTCTTTTTCCGGCCGGAAAGACCAAGAGAGTATTTAATATCTATATTGGAACGGCTGAGAATTGCCAAAATATCAGGCGTGGCTCTCCCTTTCTTTATGGATAACTCTAACATTGCATCTATGTTTGAGATGCTGGACTCCTCGAATAAAGGATCCATATCATTCGTACAGTATAAAGAAGCACTAAAAACCCTGGGTCTGTGTACTGCAGATGAAGTTTTTAAAGATGGTGGACATGGAGTAACTTTCAAAAAATTCAGCGATGAAGTGAACAAGAGGACTCAGGAAATATGGTCAGCATTTTAA
- the LOC110146187 gene encoding olfactory receptor 8S1-like — MDLRNHSTITEFILLGLSANPHIQALFFVLFLGIYLLTIMGNLMLLLVIKADSHLHTPMYFFLSHLSFVDICFSSVTVPKMLENLLSRRKTISVEGCLAQVFFVFVAAGTEACLLSVMAYDRYAAICHPLLYGQIMSKQLYMQLVWGSWGLGFLDAVINIFLALNMIFCEAKIIPHYSCEMPSLLSLSCSDISRNLIALLCSTLLHGLGTFLLVFLSYAHIITAILSISSTSGRSKAFSTCSSHLTAVTLYFGSGLLRHLMPNSGSPAELIFSVQYTVITPMLNPLIYSLKNKEVKVALKRTSEKYLQHIRC, encoded by the coding sequence ATGGACTTGAGGAACCACAGCACCATCACAGAGTTCATCCTCCTCGGACTGTCTGCCAACCCTCACATCCAGGCTCTGTTCTTTGTGCTATTCCTGGGGATTTACCTTCTGACAATAATGGGGAActtgatgctgctgctggtgaTCAAGGCTGATTCCCACctccacacacccatgtacttcttcctgagCCACCTCTCTTTCGTAGATATCTGCTTCTCTTCAGTCACAGTGCCCAAGATGTTGGAGAACCTCCTGTCCCGAAGGAAGACGATATCGGTAGAGGGCTGCCTAGCTCAGGTCTTCTTTGTGTTTGTTGCTGCAGGGACCGAAGCCTGTCTGCTGtcagtgatggcctatgaccgctatgccGCGATCTGCCACCCTCTACTCTATGGGCAGATCATGAGTAAACAGCTGTACATGCAGCTTGTGTGGGGCTCATGGGGCCTGGGCTTTCTGGACGCAGTCATCAACATCTTCCTGGCTCTGAACATGATCTTCTGTGAAGCCAAAATCATCCCTCACTACAGCTGTGAAAtgccctctcttctctccctgtccTGCTCTGATATCTCTAGAAACCTCATTGCCTTGCTCTGTTCCACTCTGCTCCATGGGCTGGGAACCTTCCTCTTGGTCTTCCTATCCTATGCCCACATTATCACCGCCATCCTGAGTATCAGCTCTACCTCAGGCAGAAgcaaggccttctccacctgctcttCCCACCTCACTGCAGTGACACTGTACTTTGGCTCAGGTTTGCTTCGCCATCTCATGCCAAATTCAGGATCCCCTGCAGAACTGATCTTCTCTGTGCAATATACTGTCATCACTCCCATGCTGAATCCCCTCATTTACAGTCTGAAAAACAAGGAGGTGAAGGTGGCTCTGAAAAGAACTTCGGAAAAGTATTTGCAACATATCAGGTGCTGA